The Colletotrichum higginsianum IMI 349063 chromosome 2, whole genome shotgun sequence genome has a segment encoding these proteins:
- a CDS encoding WW domain-containing protein, whose translation MASDSPRPDSSPQKADFEQSRPADIAAEGEQSTKQDSTTPEGAGGNDFKRDSSSPESGEASSTASPAPSDAGDEKTASSSDAPPLPDEVPPLPSGPPPATQDDGWDFQWDPASQAYFFYNRFTGATQWENPRVPVAAAAASTSAAPGTTTTAATTAPLGPPPLSTNDLPPAGGYNPAIHGDYDPDAWYAKGNTAEENEANQASSAAYAAEYGATAQFNRFTGQFQTLGEGPDRHSDEAKSKRQMNAFFDVDAAANSHDGRSLKAERSGKKPSKAELKQFKEKRRARKEEKRRAWLRD comes from the coding sequence ATGGCGTCAGACTCCCCACGACCCGACTCCTCCCCGCAGAAAGCCGATTTTGAACAGAGCCGACCGGCCGATATTGCTGCTGAGGGCGAACAATCAACCAAGCAGGATTCAACGACtcccgagggcgccggcggcaacgactTCAAGAGAGACTCTAGCTCCCCCGAGTCTGGCGAGGCCAGCTCGACCGCGTCTCCCGCGCCTTCCGACGCTGGTGATGAGAAAACCGCTTCTTCCTCCGATGCGCCGCCCCTCCCCGACGAGGtaccacccctcccctcagGCCCTCCTCCTGCGACCCAAGACGACGGCTGGGACTTCCAGTGGGACCCGGCCTCCCAGGCATACTTCTTCTACAACCGCTTCACCGGCGCGACGCAGTGGGAAAACCCCCGTGTtcccgttgccgccgccgccgcttcgaCCAGCGCCGCCCCGGGTACGACCACGACCGCAGCGACGACCGCGCCCTTgggcccccctcccctgtcgACAAATGATCTACCCCCCGCGGGCGGCTACAACCCCGCCATCCACGGCGACTACGACCCGGACGCGTGGTACGCCAAGGGAAacacggccgaggagaacgaggCGAACCAGGCGTCTTCCGCCGCCTACGCGGCCGAGTACGGCGCTACCGCGCAGTTTAATCGCTTCACCGGCCAATTCCAGACGCTCGGCGAAGGCCCCGACCGCCACTCGGATGAGGCCAAGAGCAAGCGCCAGATGAATGCCttcttcgacgtcgacgccgccgccaactcgCACGACGGCCGCAGTCTCAAGGCCGAGCGCAGCGGCAAGAAgcccagcaaggccgagctCAAGCAGTTCAAGGAGAAGCGTCGGGcgaggaaggaggagaagcgccGGGCCTGGCTTAGGGACTAA
- a CDS encoding Filamentation protein, which translates to MAPDPNKAAHYIKALDDARCEGNWSAVPEFVRKIRKHAPDRTCLTLAAETECAIAKATDPSGAGRPSTAVSAKDLDAANVQSKLQAAIEGETRFPEDRFQAQVCAGLLHWVAEEFDQAVARLPRDIEGELAQLGTADKVSEWTNISALKASFIKADCLARNNETAEALSVFDSALPSVSTAWTARSAHRQFKVWSELFLTEYCVLHSEALRSNERSLADHNSLACFRSWARYWESMSGPVTGGYGYRGSVPRRQVWLEYYLALTTILELDIPFPTGFLGKVTNAASTRSQLRIELKKTEAAYETLLISETSFPRAEDTREEVESFVKAVVKNWSILCGRGWKEQDLGQGGRESLSRGVLDTLYAAATKTYHSTAILRCLFTVHLAVAEFDLAFKAFDSYLDLIRHGKARVDKTGHLEASLDDDGTVLETMSQCILALCRYGGPGAIEKARVIGNELEDWLARLPQLRNGIENENTVPEEDDATALHPQIRPHLIALSWQAIGLSQAHWSRSTYDAASRTEIQTKAIRCLRKSLSQELGRTRDVRSLFALGLLLAERRDLTPAIEIVKTALISNKSADDEQDLFHGPYWQERSLIPLWHLLALLLSARQDYNMAAKACEGGFEQFGDPSVLFGRQDLHFKSEHLNEVEAQDEKTANERRGVVDDMDDTERESVLEVKMTQLALLELLEGPDVAVNACPELMSLFMRLFGNLETKPTMQPSRTADTMVPKSSAGTLRSLKGSFFGSTRTRQASMTESEKTTTPSRPQTSATSNAPTIQVTQESESPTEKRHRRLSSVTRRARSESGKRHSLRKRDSSGGRKRTASASSAGTNPNGPTVVDGEVFFTPADELQQSEFFPLSGNRQASTASSISRGRSLHHLESYASQKSRSTNFSEISASGTYTISNPLPLIHFPLDTERRQRAVLLIKVWLMIAGFYRRANMFEDAKGAISEAQKLVGMLEAEVAKDPTGSLSMRGNNWAERKGVDELLGDVWAELGNLSVAKGSPYLARSDFEMALTHFPDHPAATIGLSDILLDIYSEKILPPPAIPLLSVPENVSSVSLPPPGLPKTAASQRGLPSEPLGLGSSASGLGSIKTNAQQSATTASSVQSPDRSESGEKLPAPYKATSVPKIDRLAARDRAYGLLSSLTKLGSSWNNAEAWFALARAHEESGQVDKAKEVLWWCVELEEGTGVRGWQCLGSGGYVL; encoded by the exons ATGGCT CCCGACCCCAACAAGGCCGCCCACTACAtcaaggccctcgacgatgcgAGATGCGAGGGCAATTGGAGCGCCGTCCCCGAGTTTGTCCGCAAAATCAGGAAACATGCGCCCGATCGAACAT GTCTGACCCTGGCCGCCGAAACGGAATGCGCCATCGCCAAAGCCACCGACCCCTCAGGTGCCGGTCGACCCTCGACTGCCGTCTCCGCCAAGGACCTCGATGCCGCGAATGTGCAGTCCAAGTTGCAGGCCGCCATAGAAGGAGAGACAAGGTTCCCGGAGGACAGGTTCCAGGCTCAGGTCTGCGCCGGCTTGCTTCATTGGGTGGCCGAGGAGTTCGATCAGGCCGTCGCTAGGTTGCCTCGGGACATCGAAGGGGAACTTGCGCAACTCGGTACGGCCGACAAGGTGTCGGAATGGACCAACATCAGCGCTCTGAAGGCCTCTTTCATCAAGGCGGACTGTCTGGCACGCAATAATGAGACGGCTGAGGCGCTCTCCGTGTTCGACTCTGCATTGCCCTCGGTCTCCACAGCCTGGACTGCTCGCAGCGCCCACAGGCAGTTCAAGGTCTGGTCCGAACTCTTCCTCACAGAGTACTGTGTGCTTCATAGCGAAGCGCTTCGATCGAACGAGCGATCACTCGCCGATCACAACTCTCTTGCCTGCTTCCGTTCCTGGGCTAGGTACTGGGAATCCATGTCAGGGCCGGTCACGGGAGGGTATGGATATAGGGGCTCTGTGCCAAGACGACAGGTCTGGCTGGAGTACTATctggccttgacgacgatCCTTGAACTAGACATACCATTCCCCACGGGCTTCCTCGGCAAGGTCACCAACGCGGCCTCTACGAGAAGTCAACTCAGAATCGAGCTTAAGAAAACGGAGGCTGCATACGAGACTCTTCTCATCAGCGAAACTAGTTTCCCGCGAGCCGAGGACACGCGAGAGGAGGTCGAGTCTTTCGTCAAGGCTGTCGTGAAGAACTGGTCCATTCTCTGTGGCCGCGGATGGAAAGAACAGGATCTTGGCCAGGGAGGCCGTGAGAGTCTGAGCAGAGGCGTCTTGGACACCCTTTAcgccgcggcgacgaagacgtATCATTCTACAGCTATCCTCCGCTGTCTCTTCACCGTCCATCTGGCCGTGGCAGAGTTCGACCTGGCCTTCAAGGCGTTCGACTCATATCTCGACCTCATCAGGCACGGCAAGGCCAGGGTCGACAAGACGGGCCATCTGGAAGCGagccttgacgacgacggcactGTTCTCGAGACGATGTCGCAGTGCATCCTCGCGCTGTGTCGCTACGGCGGCCCTGGAGCCATCGAAAAGGCCCGGGTCATCGGAAACGAGCTGGAGGATTGGTTGGCGAGACTGCCGCAGTTGAGAAACGGCATTGAAAACGAAAACACGGtgccggaggaggacgacgcgACTGCTCTCCACCCTCAAATCCGTCCTCATCTGATTGCCCTGTCTTGGCAGGCAATCGGCCTCTCTCAGGCTCACTGGTCGAGAAGCACGTACGATGCGGCGTCACGAACTGAGATCCAAACCAAGGCGATCAGATGCCTGAGGAAATCCCTGTCCCAGGAGTTGGGCCGCACTCGCGATGTCCGCAGTCTGTTTGCGCTCGGTCTGCTCCTCGCTGAGCGACGAGACTTGACCCCGGCGATCGAGATCGTCAAAACGGCGCTGATTTCTAACAAGTCGGCAGACGACGAACAAGATCTCTTCCACGGCCCGTACTGGCAGGAACGCTCCTTGATCCCATTGTGGCACCTGCTGGCTCTGTTACTGAGCGCGAGGCAGGACTACAACATGGCGGCCAAGGCTTGCGAGGGCGGCTTCGAGCAGTTCGGTGACCCCTCTGTTCTGTTCGGAAGACAGGATCTCCACTTCAAGAGCGAACACCTCAACGAGGTGGAAGCTCAGGATGAGAAGACCGCCAACGAGCGTAGGGGCGTCGTGGATGATATGGACGACACCGAAAGGGAGAGCGTTCTCGAAGTGAAGATGACCCAACTCGCACTTCTTGAGCTACTTGAAGGGCCAGATGTTGCTGTCAATGCATGCCCCGAGCTGATGTCGCTTTTCATGCGGCTGTTCGGCAACCTCGAAACCAAGCCAACCATGCAgccatcgaggacggccgACACCATGGTGCCGAAGAGCTCAGCTGGCACGCTGAGAAGCCTAAAGGGGAGCTTTTTCGGATCTACGCGGACGCGGCAAGCCAGTATGACGGAAAGCGAAAAGACGACCACCCCATCACGGCCTCAAACCAGCGCGACCAGCAATGCACCAACAATACAAGTCACTCAAGAAAGCGAATCACCCACGGAGAAGAGGCACCGGCGGCTTTCTAGCGTGACGCGCCGGGCCCGGAGCGAATCGGGCAAGAGACACAGCCTGCGTAAGCGggacagcagcggcggccgcaAGAGAACGGCCAGTGCCAGTAGCGCTGGCACAAACCCCAATGGACCAACTGTCGTCGATGGTGAGGTGTTCTTCACTCCCGCGGACGAACTGCAGCAGTCCGAAttcttccctctctcggGCAATCGCCAAGCCTCAACAGCATCTTCTATTTCCCGGGGCCGCTCCCTCCATCACTTAGAGTCGTACGCATCCCAGAAGTCGAGATCAACGAATTTCTCGGAAATCTCTGCGAGCGGCACTTACACCATCTCTAACCCATTGCCCTTGATCCACTTCCCATTGGATACGGAGCGGAGACAAAGGGCAGTTCTTCTAATCAAGGTGTGGTTGATGATTGCGGGATTCTACCGACGTGCCAACATGTTTGAGGACGCAAAGGGCGCCATCTCGGAGGCGCAGAAGCTCGTGGGAATGcttgaggccgaggtcgcaAAGGATCCCACTGGCTCCTTGTCCATGCGAGGCAACAACTGGGCGGAAAGGAAGGGTGTCGACGAACTGTTAGGAGATGTGTGGGCTGAG CTCGGCAACCTATCTGTGGCTAAAGGGTCACCGTACTTGGCCCGGTCAGACTTTGAGATGGCTCTGACCCATTTCCCCGACCACCCGGCAGCGACCATCGGATTGTCCGACATCCTGCTCGACATCTACAGCGAGAAGATTCTCCCGCCCCCGGCGATCCCCCTTCTTAGCGTACCTGAGAACGTTTCCAGTGTTTCCCTGCCGCCCCCAGGCCTACCCAAGACAGCGGCTTCTCAGCGCGGCCTTCCGTCGGAgcccctcggcctcggctccAGCGCCTCAGGTTTGGGATCCATCAAGACCAATGCCCAGCAATCCGCCACCACCGCGTCGTCGGTCCAATCGCCGGACAGATCGGAGTCCGGCGAGAAATTGCCAGCCCCGTACAAAGCAACTTCGGTCCCCAAGATTGACCGCCTCGCTGCTCGAGACCGCGCCTACGGTCTGTTGTCGTCGCTGACAAAGCTCGGCAGCTCATGGAATAACGCAGAGGCCTGGTTCGCCCTGGCCCGGGCTCACGAGGAGAGTGGCCAGGTCGACAAGGCGAAAGAGGTGCTTTGGTGGTGCGTGGAGCTCGAAGAGGGCACTGGAGTGAGGGGGTGGCAGTGTCTTGGAAGTGGTGGCTACGTGCTTTGA
- a CDS encoding Chitin recognition protein, whose protein sequence is MRWTPVLLAALAGLEAAHAHGDEPHMNMVLPRLRNVEELRQKRVKYEPWNPPSVANKPRDERTNRLSPRQAVTIKLGDNVQCGGTFGRWCGKGTEYCRAPDCQINYGPGCDGNQKPSGPDTANDARPLKGSIPYGGLGIYACEKDGDVAVTYDDGPYIYTAAMLDAFKAHSAVATWYITGNNIGKGQINVAYRDVIKRMFDEGHQIASHTWSHENLDQMTLAQRKNQMVYNEIAFMDILGFYPTYMRPPFSICGAECQQQMVDLGYHITYFDLDTEGYLHTDPSQIQVSLNLWDAAMIARSPCNGSYLHIEHDIHQQVATTFTNHMLDSIVANGWKAVTVGECLGDPPENWYRGNVPGYNFKISAVSPLACTSTRSTSSSRTSSTRTSTSSTSTSTALAVSLDGSCGATGAKTCQGSAFGNCCSKNGWCGSTAAYCGTGCQSKYGTCGSQSSSSSRHFFFFLVADQCFIVFHTIEHWLCLKFEDLNFKLADQCFFVFHTIKHWLCLKLADHGFFVFHTIKHWLSFQLTSSSSTRSSSTSSSNTRSSGTASSTRSSTSSSGTGTRSATGSSSAASSTSTRPVSTNGECGSGNGRQCIGSAFGNCCSQYNFCGSTSGHCGTGCQSAFGTCNAGSSSSASSSAGSSSRSSSAAAGGSSTASSTGALPTSSLLASVNGECGGLNGRTCLGTSFGNCCSQYDYCGNSAAHCGTGCKSAFGTCNAGSSSSAGPSVSSSAGTPVSSAASTRVSSTNPAAATNTRLSTSGECGGTAGFNCLGSNFGDCCSPYNYCGNTTAHCDTGCQSNFGRCSGTGANVQVSLNGNCGPTNGGATCAGSSFGNCCSTYGYCGSTSAFCGTGCQSGFGTCGK, encoded by the exons ATGCGTTGGACACCCGTgctgctcgccgccctcgccgggTTAGAGGCAGCTCACGCTCACGGAGATGAGCCTCACATGAACATGGTGTTGCCGCGTCTCAGGAACGTGGAAGAATTGCGCCAGAAGCGCGTGAAATACGAGCCATGGAACCCCCCAAGCGTAGCCAACAAGCCTCGTGACGAGCGTACAAACCGTTTATCACCCCGACAGGCCGTCACCATCAAGTTGGGAGACAACGTTCAGTGTGGAGGTACTTTTGGAAG ATGGTGCGGAAAGGGCACCGAATACTGCAGAGCACCAGATTGTCAAATCAACTACGGTCCGGGCTGTGACGGCAACCAGAAGCCTAGCGGCCCCGACACGGCCAACGATGCGAGGCCTTTGAAGGGCAGCATTCCCTACGGCGGCCTTGGAATCTACGCCTGTGAAAAGGACGGCGATGTTGCCGTCACctacgacgacggccccTACATCTACACTGCCGCCATGTTGGACGCTTTTAAGGCACACAGCGCTGTTGCCACGTGGTACATCACCGGCAACAACATTGGCAAGGGCCAGATCAACGTGGCGTACCGTGATGTCATCAAG cgcatgtttgacgaaGGTCACCAAATCGCCAGCCACACGTGGTCGCACGAGAACCTCGACCAGATGACATTGGCGCAGCGCAAGAACCAGATGGTGTATAACGAGATCGCCTTCATGGATATTCTTGGCTTCTACCCTACTTACATGCGCCCGCCCTTCTCCATTTGCGGAGCCGAGTGTCAGCAGCAGATGGTGGACCTCGGTTACCACATCACCTACTTCGATCTCGACACCGAGGGATACCTCCACACTGATCCGAGCCAAATCCAGGTTAGTTTGAACCTGTGGGATGCCGCCATGATCGCACGCTCGCCTTGCAACGGCAGTTACTTGCACATCGAGCACGACATTCATCAACAGGTCGCCACAACCTTCACCAACCACATGCTTGactccatcgtcgccaacggcTGGAAGGCCGTGACCGTCGGCGAGTGCCTGGGCGACCCCCCCGAGAACTGGTACCGCGGCAACGTCCCCGGCTACAACTTCAAGATCTCGGCTGTCAGTCCCTTGGCCTGCACCAGCACGCGCAGcacgtcctcctcgaggacctcgtccaCTCGCACGTCGACTTCCAGCACGTCGACATccaccgccctcgccgtctccctcGACGGCTCCTGCGGAGCCACCGGGGCCAAGACCTGCCAGGGCTCGGCCTTTGGCAACTGCTGTTCCAAGAACGGATGGTGTGGCAGCACAGCCGCTTACTGCGGCACTGGCTGCCAGTCCAAGTACGGCACTTGCGGAAgccagtcgtcgtcgagcagc CGgcacttcttcttcttcctcgtcgcggaCCAGTGCTTCATCGTCTTCCATACGATCGAGCACTGGCTCTGCCTCAAGTTCGAGGACCTCAACTTCAAGCTCGCGGACCAgtgcttcttcgtcttccatACGATCAAGCACTGGCTCTGCCTCAAGCTCGCGGACCacggcttcttcgtcttccatACGATCAAGCACTGGCTCTCGTTCCAGCTCAC TTCGAGCTCGTCCACACGCTCTTCTTCTACCTCGTCCTCTAACACACGCTCTTCAGGCACTGCTTCCAGCACCAGATCCTCTACTTCTTCCTCGGGCACCGGTACAAGATCCGCTACTGGGTCTAGCTCTGCTGCGTCATCCACGTCCACACGACCCGTCTCCACGAACGGCGAGTGCGGTTCCGGCAATGGAAGACAGTGTATCGGCTCTGCCTTTGGCAACTGCTGCTCCCAATACAACTTCTGCGGTAGCACCTCTGGCCATTGCGGCACGGGTTGCCAGTCTGCGTTTGGCACTTGCAACGCCGGGTCCAGCTCTTCTGCCAGCTCGTCTGCCGGCTCCTCCAGCCGTTCCAGCAGCGCTGCTGCCGGGGGGAGCTCGACCGCGTCAAGCACCGGTGCCCTCCCGACCTCTTCTCTTCTGGCTTCGGTGAACGGCGAGTGTGGTGGCCTAAACGGACGAACATGCTTGGGGACTTCGTTCGGCAACTGCTGTTCTCAGTACGACTACTGCGGCAACAGTGCCGCCCACTGCGGCACCGGTTGCAAGTCTGCCTTCGGCACCTGCAACGCCGGGTCCAGCTCTTCGGCCGGCCCCTCTGTTTCCAGCTCCGCCGGAACCCCGGtgtcctccgccgcctcaaCCCGCGTCAGCTCCACCAACCCGGCGGCCGCAACCAACACCAGGCTTTCGACCAGCGGCGAGTGCGGTGGCACGGCCGGCTTCAACTGCCTGGGCTCCAACTTTGGAGACTGCTGCTCGCCCTACAACTACTGCGGCAACACCACCGCCCACTGCGACACGGGCTGCCAAAGCAACTTTGGCCGATGcagcggcaccggcgccaaCGTCCAGGTCTCGCTCAATGGAAACTGCGGCCCTACAAACGGCGGCGCCACCTGCGCCGGCTCGTCCTTCGGCAACTGCTGTTCGACCTACGGGTATTGTGGCAGCACCTCCGCCTTCTGCGGCACCGGCTGCCAGTCCGGCTTTGGCACTTGTGGTAAGTAG